The genomic interval CGCGGTCGTAGTTCGTCAGGGTGACCTGATCCAGCGTCGGGGCGCCGGCGGCTGGCGGGACGCTCGGCAGCACCGAGAGCCGGTTGGACAGCTTGACATTCAGGGCCGCGGCATCGGGCGTGAGCACCCAGTCCACGAACGCCTTCGCGCCCTCGGTGTTCGGGCCGCCCTTGACGATGCTGACCGCGCCGACCTCGTTGGCTGTGAGGGCCGGCGCCACGAACTCGACGGGCATGCCACGGTTGGCGGCCGTCAGGATGTCGTGGCCCCAGTTCGGCCCCATCAGGAACTGCCCCTGCGCCACCAGCTCGATGCCCTGCGGCGAGGTGCCGACGTACTGCCCGATGTTGTTGTGGAGGCCCTTCATGTACTCCATCGCCTTCTCTTCGTCCCGGTCGAACCGGAACACCTGGTTGGCGATGAAGATGTAGCCGCCGCCCGTTTTGACCGGGTCTGGCATGTCGAGCTTGCCGGCCAGGGCCGGGTTCAGGAGGTCGTCCCAGGTCCCGGGCTTCGCCATGCCGGCCATCTCGCTGTTCCAGCGGTCGGTGTTGATGACCAGCCCGAAGATGCCGACGTACCAGCCGACCCAGTTTCCATCGGGATCCTTGTACGCGGCGTCCACCGTCGCCGCGTTCGGCGAGACGTACTGCTCCAGCAGGCCTTCCTTCCCGAGCGGATCGTGGAACTCGCTGGAGCCGCCGATAAAGACGTCCGCCTTGGGCGAGTTCTTCTCGGTGCGGATACGGGTCTGAAGCTCGCCGGCGGCGGCCAGCGGCAGCAGCTGGGCATCGGCACCGGGCACGGCCTCCTTGAACGCGGCGACGAAGGCGTTGTTGGTGGACTCGTTGAGCGCCGAGTAGATGGTGACCGTGCCGACGCTCTGCCGGACGGCTGGCACAGCGACCTGCCGAGGATCGCTCTTGACGGTCTCGGCGGTCAGCTCGGCGGCCAGGGCCGGCGTCGAGCCGAGGAGCGCGGCAGCGCCCACGCCGAGCGCCACCTGCCGCATCAACTCGCGGCGCGTGATTGAGCGACGACCCGTCGCGGTCTTCCGTTGTCCGCCAGTGGACGCCATGATCCCCTCCCTGTTGCCATCGACACACCAACGCGGTGTGAAGTGTGCCGATTCTACTCCGAGACGGGCAGGCTGACAATCGGGTCGGGCCACCGGGGAGCACTCTCACGTGCGAAAGCCAGCGAGCACGGGACGAGTTGCTCGTGAACATTCCCTGGAGAGCCTCACCCCCGACCCTACTCCGGCGCGGAGAGAGGCCACCGATAACCGCTACGACGAGCCAATCAGCCAACGGTGGGTCAGGAAGCTGGTCACCACGTACCGTGAGGCGGCCGGCATTGCCAAGAAGGCCATCCCCACGCATTCCGACGCACCTTCGCCGACCACAAGGCCAGAGCGGGCATCCCCCTGCCCGACCTGATGGACTGGATGGGCCACAAGAAGCCCTCCACGACCCAGGGGTACCTCAACCCGAATGCGGTGAATAAGCGGAAGCTGATGGAGGCGACCAGTCTATGACGCCGCGTGAGCCTAAGGATCGAACACAGCGGCGGGCGGTCGATCCGAAGACGG from Chloroflexota bacterium carries:
- a CDS encoding extracellular solute-binding protein, coding for MASTGGQRKTATGRRSITRRELMRQVALGVGAAALLGSTPALAAELTAETVKSDPRQVAVPAVRQSVGTVTIYSALNESTNNAFVAAFKEAVPGADAQLLPLAAAGELQTRIRTEKNSPKADVFIGGSSEFHDPLGKEGLLEQYVSPNAATVDAAYKDPDGNWVGWYVGIFGLVINTDRWNSEMAGMAKPGTWDDLLNPALAGKLDMPDPVKTGGGYIFIANQVFRFDRDEEKAMEYMKGLHNNIGQYVGTSPQGIELVAQGQFLMGPNWGHDILTAANRGMPVEFVAPALTANEVGAVSIVKGGPNTEGAKAFVDWVLTPDAAALNVKLSNRLSVLPSVPPAAGAPTLDQVTLTNYDRVWATENKDRLIKKWQSAIGM